The window TAAAAAACCAGCATAGCAAAAATTAAAAATTCCCATAGCTAGCATGTACATTAACAGATTTGAATGATCCTTAATATATTTGAAGCCGATAAGAGTACTTGTGATAACAGACTCTCTTTTGCTACTTTTTTTGTCTTGAATTTTTTTATATGGTATCAGAAAATTCATACAAAGTGCTGCGATATAAGACAATGCATTGATTATCAAAAACTCGCTGAAATTAATACCTTTGATTGCTAACAGCACCCCTCCTATGATTGGTGCAGTTACATTAGCCAAATTGAAAAAGGTATTTGAGATAGCATTAAATTTTTGTAAATGTGTTTTAATAACCACTTCAGGAGTAATTGCCTTGGCTGCAGGATAATTCAGAGCAAGCATTAAGTTCAAAACGAAAGTAATCATGATTAACAAGTAGATTTGTGGCTGTTCATTATTTACGTAAAAGCCACCTAGAAAGCACATTAATGCTGAAATGATATCTGTCCATATCAAAACTTTTTTACGATTGTACTGGTCAACTAATAATCCAACCAAAAAATCTCCTAAAAGAAATGCCAAACCTCCTAATCCTTCAATTAATCCCAATAATTTAGTATTTCCAGTTACTCGAACAAGCAACCAGTTGAGCCCTAAAACATAAATAGCGGAACCTAACTGAGATGCAAATGGACTGAACATAAGTGGAAAATAAGCTTTTTTTGAGCTATTCATCATATTTTTTGAGATTACATTAAAGAATAGAAAAGAACAACCTCAATTACAAACATACAGGGTTCAGGTAAACACAAAACGAAAAATCAATTCGACAATCAGATTGATATATTAATCAAAGTTGCTGTGACACCTAAAATTCTTTCAAATTTTAATTCAAAAAAATCACTTTTTCAAGACTACCGATAGCAATAATTATGATTTTAATGGAAAGCAATATAATTATTTGAACTCCAGAACAATTTATTTAACTTAGAATAGAGTTTGTAGGGACTATAAAAGAGACGAGCAGCATGTATATTGGAAGACCTTTTTTACAAATATTTCTTTTTTTTAAAAAAGCTATCATCGCAGTTATTGCAATGTACCTGGCACTCGCACTAAGAATTGACAATATGGAGCATTTTCCAATTAGTGGCGACAATGTCCTGGCTACAAAAATTTCAGTTTTAACCGCCGTTTTCGTTGCCCTCTTGAATGCCTATCAAGTTATTTGTGTTTTTATCGAATTAAATCAAACTTTTAAGATAATTTATTTAATCAGCTGTTTTCTAAGCAACACTTCGATAATTGTTGTTTCCGCGGTTAATTTAAGATTATCTCCAGCTATGTATTTAGGGATATTTGCCGGAAGTCTTGGTCTCCTACTCTTATTATGCGAATTCTACAAAAAACAAAAATTAGTCATCAAAAAATAATTATAGTTTTCTCAAATATTTAACAATTGATGAAAATAATCAAAAAAGTCCGCTTATATTCTCAACTAGTCAAATCACTTATTTTCATTCTTCACGAATATCATTGATCGACGCAAGAAAATTTCCAATAAGTTGCAATTCATTTTCACTAAAAGCCTTAGAAAAATCTAATAGTCGCTGATCCATATCTTGGTGATATTGTGCGTGCAAGTCATGAACCTTTTTCCCTAGTCGGGTTCCTTTTAGATAAGTATCTTTTTTGTTATCGCCTTGATGGTATTTTTCGATTAATTGTAATCGAAAAAGCTTGTTAACTATTTTAGAAACAGCTCCTTGAGTAAAAGACAAATGTTTTACGATTTCTGAAATTCTTGAATCATGATGACGAATAATGGTGCTTAAAACATCTAAGTCAGAAATTGAAAGTGACTTTGCGAGTCCGGATAAATCAACAACAGCATTTTTCAATAAATAGTTTCTGACTTTCTCCGTGTTATCGTAATTGCGATATCGACGAAGTTCATGATTAATTCTTTTTAAATTATCCATAAAATAAATTCCTTGGAATATATATTGACTTTTCTTAGTTAAAGTATAACAATGATTATATTCCTTGGAATATAAAAAAGAAAGTTAAGAAAGATCTGAAAATGAAAACTGTAATTATTTTTGATCATCCATACGGCATATCCGCCAGCCACAATCAACCACACAACCGTTCTTATTCAGCAGCTATCGCTCAACAAGCAATAGACGATCTGAAGGCTGATGGAAACAAAGTCGATATAATCGACTTGCAAAAAGACAACTTCAATCCAGTCATGAAAAAGGATGATCTATTAAATTGGCGAACAAAAAATTTTGTCGACCAACAAAGCAAAAACTATTTTGACCGTTTGCAAAAAGCTGATGAAATTATTTTTATTTTCCCAATTTGGTGGGAAATGATGCCGGCATTGACGAAGGGATTCATCGATAAAGTGTTTGCCAAAGGTCAAATAAAAAAAGTCGACGGTCACAGAATGATTTTACCAACTAAAACAAAAGTACGTGTTTTGACAGCAATCGGAACACCAAAAATTATTTATAAACTGCATTATGGAAATCCAATTGGAAAAATGTTGAAGCGTGGTGTCTTTGGAAAAATGGGTCTTAAAGATTTTAAAATTGCCAATTTTAACGCCGAAGATCGAAACGAAAAACAAAGAATTAATGATTTAAAAAAAGTCAGA of the Oenococcus sp. UCMA 16435 genome contains:
- a CDS encoding MFS transporter, with the translated sequence MMNSSKKAYFPLMFSPFASQLGSAIYVLGLNWLLVRVTGNTKLLGLIEGLGGLAFLLGDFLVGLLVDQYNRKKVLIWTDIISALMCFLGGFYVNNEQPQIYLLIMITFVLNLMLALNYPAAKAITPEVVIKTHLQKFNAISNTFFNLANVTAPIIGGVLLAIKGINFSEFLIINALSYIAALCMNFLIPYKKIQDKKSSKRESVITSTLIGFKYIKDHSNLLMYMLAMGIFNFCYAGFLLTAPYIAHHFFEGSSTNYSLFLTVSAVGGLLGGVWLTFQKSEIKPQKIYLEQLFYGFVLIFCGTFFSLPAWILIALIYGTFQARFFGSITTFIQDETDVKFLGRIFGLTFLFFDGIQPVGDFIFGFFVSSWRQWTYVILGICLAIFFSVLLYLNKEEKLTTK
- a CDS encoding MarR family transcriptional regulator, which translates into the protein MDNLKRINHELRRYRNYDNTEKVRNYLLKNAVVDLSGLAKSLSISDLDVLSTIIRHHDSRISEIVKHLSFTQGAVSKIVNKLFRLQLIEKYHQGDNKKDTYLKGTRLGKKVHDLHAQYHQDMDQRLLDFSKAFSENELQLIGNFLASINDIREE
- a CDS encoding NAD(P)H-dependent oxidoreductase gives rise to the protein MKTVIIFDHPYGISASHNQPHNRSYSAAIAQQAIDDLKADGNKVDIIDLQKDNFNPVMKKDDLLNWRTKNFVDQQSKNYFDRLQKADEIIFIFPIWWEMMPALTKGFIDKVFAKGQIKKVDGHRMILPTKTKVRVLTAIGTPKIIYKLHYGNPIGKMLKRGVFGKMGLKDFKIANFNAEDRNEKQRINDLKKVRKIIL